Genomic window (Mailhella massiliensis):
CGCGAATGGCTTTTGCCGCTGCACAGCCGTCCATGACGGGCATCTGCATATCCATGAGGATAAGGTCATACCCGTTGAGAGGAGAGGCACTGAACATCTCGACGGCTTCCCGGCCGTTCCACGCCTGATCAATCTCTGCCCCTGCGGCGGAAAGCATTTCCGTAACGATTTCCATATTGATCATATTATCTTCTGCTACCAACAGACGTTTTCCCTCAAAGGAGAACAACGCCGTCTCTTCGAGGCGGAGCGGCTTCTGCTCCTCTTCCTCAGCGAGGATGAACGGTATGTTGACGGTGAACGTCGTTCCCCTGCCGAGTTCGCTCGTCACCTGGATCTGTCCGCTCATCTGCGTGACGATATTCTTCACGATAGCCATGCCGAGGCCCGTTCCGGTGATGCTGCGGGATGAAAACCGCGTTTCCCGGGCATAGGGCTCAAAAATATGTTCAAGAAACTCGGCGGACATTCCCATACCAGTATCGGATACAACAATTTGATACTGCGAGTGTTCCTTGTTCCCGATCTGTCGGGTCATAATATTGATGGTCGCGCCTTCCCGAGAATACTTAAAGGCATTAGACAGAAGATTATTCAGTATCTGACCGAGGCGGGAAGAATCTCCGACGACGTTGGTGTTCCTGATGTCGAATTCGACAAGAAAGGTCTTATGTTCCGTCATGGCCTGTGCGACGAACGGCGCAGCGCAGGAGGATATGCACTCCTCAATGTTGAACACCCCGTTGTTCAGGATAACCTTGCCTTCCTCCATGCGCGACATATCGAGGATATCATTGACAAGATTCAGAAGCTGCGTGCTGGAATAGGTTATCTTGTCCATGTAGGAAAGCACCTTCTCCCTGTCGTCAACATTCTTTCTGACAAGCTCTGAAAGACCGATAATACCGTTGAGAGGCGTTCGCATATCGTGGGACATTCTGTTGAAAAACGCCTGCTTGGACTTCTCGTTCCGCTTTGCCGCATCCATGGCGCTTTTCAGAAGTTCATGTTCCCGCAGCCGGCGCATCCTCTCTTTTTCCACTTCCCTGAAGCAGAGAACAACTTCTCCTGGAGCTATATCGGCATCGAAAAGAACCCGTACGTTGACCCACTTATAAACATTTCCGAACAGCCGCCGAAAATCGCCGCCGAAATCATGGTCATGGTTGCCTACCAGCTTCCGTATGTTTTCCAGGGAAAAACTTGTATCGAAGTCCTCCCTGGCTTCCGGCTCTATGACTTCCCGGGCCGCCTGAAGAACCATGCCATAGTCGCCGCTCTTTCCGATTTTTGACTCGACATAGGGCGAAGCCTTCAGCATTTCGTATGACCCATCTGAAAGATTGACCCTGTACATGGCATAATAGGTATTGCCGAGAATCCTCATGGTCTCGTCCATCTTCTCCGCCGCTCTGTCGGACAAGAAATTGCGCCACAGGATGAAGGCGATGACAAGCAGGCTTACAATAAAAAAAAGCACGAACAGTGTGACAGGGGTATTGAGCTGCTCCATGAGTTCCCTGGACGGAATGGCGACTATGCCTACCCATCCGTTCGGCATCCTGCTGTAATACACATAGTTTTCTCCCATGCTTTCATAGGAGAACACCGCGTCCGCAGCCTCGTATTTTCCCGCGCGAATATCGCGAAAGAGCAGGGAAATCATTTTCTGGGGGGCATCAAGAACCAGCTCGTCATTGTCGCTCCGCCAGAACAAAAGGGTTCCGTTGCCATCACAGAGAAAAAATGTGCTGTTTTCAGGAAGAGGCACACGGCTCACACCGAGCAATATGTTCTCGCTGACGATGTCAAAG
Coding sequences:
- a CDS encoding ATP-binding protein; its protein translation is MSWAAWKQQRMFRRLCRYAVILLACMCLSGIGYTIVKSEIIKNAQLMGDALAHNYAAEKYQAFRGVEDMLEFSRQSIDRFIREGKDEAFIIRWIRQYHDDRRDVFKQNGVTPYVFVNGRELGQTGDGCESGMFSVGRHEKFTAVADEAGVAEAWMDETTGKHVISVARKCSLANIILAFDIVSENILLGVSRVPLPENSTFFLCDGNGTLLFWRSDNDELVLDAPQKMISLLFRDIRAGKYEAADAVFSYESMGENYVYYSRMPNGWVGIVAIPSRELMEQLNTPVTLFVLFFIVSLLVIAFILWRNFLSDRAAEKMDETMRILGNTYYAMYRVNLSDGSYEMLKASPYVESKIGKSGDYGMVLQAAREVIEPEAREDFDTSFSLENIRKLVGNHDHDFGGDFRRLFGNVYKWVNVRVLFDADIAPGEVVLCFREVEKERMRRLREHELLKSAMDAAKRNEKSKQAFFNRMSHDMRTPLNGIIGLSELVRKNVDDREKVLSYMDKITYSSTQLLNLVNDILDMSRMEEGKVILNNGVFNIEECISSCAAPFVAQAMTEHKTFLVEFDIRNTNVVGDSSRLGQILNNLLSNAFKYSREGATINIMTRQIGNKEHSQYQIVVSDTGMGMSAEFLEHIFEPYARETRFSSRSITGTGLGMAIVKNIVTQMSGQIQVTSELGRGTTFTVNIPFILAEEEEQKPLRLEETALFSFEGKRLLVAEDNMINMEIVTEMLSAAGAEIDQAWNGREAVEMFSASPLNGYDLILMDMQMPVMDGCAAAKAIRAMERADAATVPIIAVTANAFSEDIAATAASGMNSHISKPIDFKVLCEEMETLLSGRSVSSGGKIPE